TCATGAGCACCGGACAATAGGTTGCATTAATGGATATAGTTATATCCATTAATGCAACCTATTGTCTATAATGGATATAACTATATCCATTATGGTTTTCATATGTCTCGTTTTCTTCTCATCGATGATACAGATGTAAGTCTGGCGTTTGCCAAGCATTTACGACATCTTCGCGAAACAGCAAAAATGTCTCGTCAAGCTCTTGCCGAGCGAAGCAGCGTTCCAGCTCCGACTATCAAAAAATTTGAACTCACAGGTCAAATTTCGTTTCGCCAGTTATTACTGCTTTGGCAGTCTTTAGATGATTTAAAGCGTTTATATGAACTGACACTGATACAACAATCATCTGTGCCGACAACCATTGATGAGGTACTCAATGATGAGTTTTAAACCCATCCAAAAATTGTGGGTACATAGGACATTGTCAACGGGCACGCATGTTTTTGTCGGGACGTTGGCACAGAACCGGCAAGGTGTTTTTTTTCAGTATGAGCCAGAATATCTGGCTCAATTCGGCAACCTGTCTCCTTTTACGCTAAAGCCGAACACAACATTGCAGCTCGCGCCGAAACAACCGAATCTTGGTTTACATGGCGTCTTTGCTGATAGTTTACCGGATGGCTGGGGTTTACTACTTCAAGATCGCATGTATCGCCAGCATGGAATATTGCCTGGTCAAGTGACAGCAATGGACAGACTAGCGTTTGTTGGTTCACAAGGTATGGGGGCATTATCTTTTTCGCCTGAATCAACATTTTCAACATCAGTACATCAAGAACTAGATTTGGCCGTTTTAGGAATTGAAGCACAAACGCTTTTTGACCAATCGATCCACGAGGAACTGGTTGGGCAAACGCAAGACGTTCTGGCCACCTTGGTGGCTGTGGGGAGCTCTGGAGGTGCCAGACCTAAAGCACAAATCTTTATGCGTCAAGGGGAGCCGCAGAAGTGCCGGACTTATGCCGCACCAGAAGACGAATCATGGTTAGTGAAATTCACCTCCAGAAATCTACCACTTGGACATGAAGAAGGTCTTTGTGAAGCCGTGTATTTACAAATGGCTGAAAACGCACATTGTCAACCGCCTGCATGGCAACTGATCTTTGCTCCAGAACAATCGGGGGCGATTGCATGGCTTGCGGTCAAACGCTTTGATTATCTTTTAACAGGACAAGGTGCTGGGCGTTTACATATGCATAGTGTCTGTGGTTTGTTGGATGCTGATTTTCGAACACCAAGTCTTGATTATCTGGATCTGATCAAGGCCAGTCGGCAGCTTTGTAAATCCCCTAGTGTTGGTCAGCTGCAATTTCGTCGGGCAGTATTTAATTTATTCGCAGCAAATCAGGATGATCACAGTAAAAACTGGGCATTTTTACAAAGTGATTTTGGTGATTGGAACGTAGCTCCTTTCTTTGATGTTACCTTTAGTCCACATCCGTTTAATGAACATGCAACCGCATTTGGTGGACATGGAAAAAAACCGCCTTTAAAAACCATGCAAAAGCTAGCTGCTAGTGCTGGTTTTGCTTCGTGGAAAGAAGCGCAACAGTGTATTTTCGAGGTCGTGGAATCTATCAGCCAGTTTTCATTGCTCGCAAGTCAGGTTGGAGTCAGCAAAACAACCATTCGCACAATAGAAGAAATTTTGGAAGAACGTAGGGCTGATAATGCTTTACTTATTAAGGCTTGACATCCTCTCTGTTGTTCATGGTAGGGAGGCCTAAGAAACAAGAAGATCGCCTAATGCGGCGTTGATATTTCACCTCAGTTGGCGGGATACAGGTGTTTGTTTCCATCTTCCCGTCATGGAAGTATTTATCGTTGGCTAAGCTGCTATCAGGAATGCGGTATTTGCGGACTTGAAAGTAAACAACTGTGACTGCCAATGCATTGCAGATTGACATCCTCCCTGCCATGAACGACGGCGTTTTTCAAGGTAGTTGTCGCGTCTGTTGTTATCTTTTTCTGTTCATGCGGCTCTCTTGGGTTTTAATGGATTTAAGTGTACTTCTTTGGTCATATCCCAGTTCCTTGTCTGTGATGTCCATCGTTTGGGATGTCTGTTTTTCGCTGCGCGATAAACTTCATCTCGTCTCCTTAAAAGTTCGCAATCCTCGCCTCGATGCCGCTGACCTGGCGTGACATATTTGATACCACTATGTCGGTGTTCTTCGTTATACCAACGGACAAAGTCATGATCCCATTGCCGTACTTCATCCAGAGAACCAAACCCTTTCGATGGCCATTGTGGGCAATATTTCATCGTTCGGAACAAAGATTCTGAGTAGGGATTATCATTGCTAACCCGTGGGTGTTGATTTGCGTTTAAAACTGACCCACTAAACCCACATATTTGCGTCGAAATTTGACCCACGTAAACAGACTATCCTGCTTATTTTATGAGCGGGAGTTAGGAGTGATTAACGTGGCCATTTTGAGCAAGATCAGACGTTGGTATTTCCGCGATAAACTCTCGATCCGGGAGATCGCCCGCCGTACCGGATTTTCCCGCAATACAGTTCGCCGTTATCTCAGAACTGAGATTGCTGAACCCCTTTATCCTCAACGGCAAACACCCAGTAAACTCGATGCTTTTACCGATAAACTGACGCAGTGGTTAACCGATGCAGCCAGAACCTCTCGTAAACAACGCCGCTCCGTCAAACAGATGCACGCTGATTTATGTACCCTCGGTTTTGATGGCTCCTATGATCGCGTAGCGGTATTTGCCCGCGAGTGGCGTCGTCGGCAATTAGAATCCACTCACGGTGCTAGCAAGCACACCTATATCCCTTTGCAGTTTTCGCCCGGCGAAGCATTTCAATTTGATTGGAGCGAGGATTGGGCGGTAATTGCGGGTGAACGCGTCAAGCTGCAAGTTGCTCATTGTAAATTGAGTTACAGCCGTGCTTTCTTCGTTCGCGCTTATCCGCTGCAAACCCATGAGATGCTGTTTGATGCGCATTACCATGCCTTTACGGCATGGGGTGGTATTCCACAACGGGGCATCTACGACAATATGAAGACCGCCGTAGATAAGGTAAAACAGGGTAAGCAGCGCGATGTGAATGCCCGGTTTGCGGCCATGGTTAGTCACTATTTGTTTGATGCTGAGTTTTGTAATCCAGCCGCCGGTTGGGAAAAGGGTCAGATCGAGAAGAATGTACAGGATGCCCGGCGACGATTGTGGCAAAAAGTGCCT
This uncultured Tolumonas sp. DNA region includes the following protein-coding sequences:
- a CDS encoding helix-turn-helix transcriptional regulator yields the protein MSRFLLIDDTDVSLAFAKHLRHLRETAKMSRQALAERSSVPAPTIKKFELTGQISFRQLLLLWQSLDDLKRLYELTLIQQSSVPTTIDEVLNDEF
- a CDS encoding type II toxin-antitoxin system HipA family toxin, whose translation is MMSFKPIQKLWVHRTLSTGTHVFVGTLAQNRQGVFFQYEPEYLAQFGNLSPFTLKPNTTLQLAPKQPNLGLHGVFADSLPDGWGLLLQDRMYRQHGILPGQVTAMDRLAFVGSQGMGALSFSPESTFSTSVHQELDLAVLGIEAQTLFDQSIHEELVGQTQDVLATLVAVGSSGGARPKAQIFMRQGEPQKCRTYAAPEDESWLVKFTSRNLPLGHEEGLCEAVYLQMAENAHCQPPAWQLIFAPEQSGAIAWLAVKRFDYLLTGQGAGRLHMHSVCGLLDADFRTPSLDYLDLIKASRQLCKSPSVGQLQFRRAVFNLFAANQDDHSKNWAFLQSDFGDWNVAPFFDVTFSPHPFNEHATAFGGHGKKPPLKTMQKLAASAGFASWKEAQQCIFEVVESISQFSLLASQVGVSKTTIRTIEEILEERRADNALLIKA
- the istA gene encoding IS21 family transposase; translated protein: MAILSKIRRWYFRDKLSIREIARRTGFSRNTVRRYLRTEIAEPLYPQRQTPSKLDAFTDKLTQWLTDAARTSRKQRRSVKQMHADLCTLGFDGSYDRVAVFAREWRRRQLESTHGASKHTYIPLQFSPGEAFQFDWSEDWAVIAGERVKLQVAHCKLSYSRAFFVRAYPLQTHEMLFDAHYHAFTAWGGIPQRGIYDNMKTAVDKVKQGKQRDVNARFAAMVSHYLFDAEFCNPAAGWEKGQIEKNVQDARRRLWQKVPEMPSLTALNDWLAARCVALWHESTHPTEARTIQAALDDERPFLMPVGQPFDGFVEQTKRISPTSLLTFERTRYSVPSSFANRPVSLHIYHDRLEVIAEGGIIAVHQRLFNRKHEHPLIIYDWRHYLSVLQRKPGALRNGAPFVELPQAFRTLQSILLKRIGGDREMVDILALVLLHDEQDVLTAVELALETGAPSKQIVLNILSRLLDKTPLAPIDVPPELTLKIEPLANVTRYDNLRLQGDHHAH